From one Amycolatopsis sp. FDAARGOS 1241 genomic stretch:
- the ehuD gene encoding ectoine/hydroxyectoine ABC transporter permease subunit EhuD, with amino-acid sequence MNWSWQAAADAIPLLLKGLLVTVELTLLGSALAYALGLVLALLRRARIPVLSRLVWLFIEFIRSTPLLIQVFVLYWLVPPLTGFKMSAFVTGVVALGVHYATYTAEVYRAGIEAVPKGQWEAATALNLPRSRVWTAVVLPQAIPRVLPALGNYTISMFKETPLLLAIGVLDVLNRAKEVGAETFRVVEPYTLAGVLFLLVSLPASVLVRRWERRAERA; translated from the coding sequence GTGAACTGGAGCTGGCAGGCCGCTGCCGACGCGATCCCGTTGCTGCTGAAGGGATTGCTGGTCACGGTCGAGCTCACGCTGCTGGGCTCGGCCCTCGCCTACGCGCTCGGCCTGGTGCTCGCGCTGCTGCGCCGGGCCCGGATACCGGTGCTCTCGCGTCTGGTGTGGCTGTTCATCGAGTTCATCCGCAGCACGCCGCTGCTGATCCAGGTCTTCGTGCTGTACTGGCTGGTGCCGCCGCTCACCGGCTTCAAGATGTCGGCCTTCGTCACCGGTGTAGTGGCGCTGGGCGTGCACTACGCCACCTACACCGCGGAGGTGTACCGGGCGGGGATCGAAGCTGTCCCGAAAGGACAGTGGGAGGCGGCGACGGCGCTGAACCTGCCGCGCTCGCGCGTGTGGACGGCGGTCGTGCTGCCCCAGGCGATCCCGCGGGTGCTGCCGGCGCTGGGCAACTACACGATCTCGATGTTCAAGGAAACGCCGCTGCTGCTGGCCATCGGCGTGCTCGACGTGCTCAACCGCGCCAAGGAGGTCGGTGCGGAGACGTTCCGCGTAGTCGAGCCCTACACCCTGGCCGGGGTGCTGTTCCTGCTGGTGAGCCTGCCCGCTTCAGTGCTGGTCCGACGATGGGAGCGCCGTGCCGAACGAGCCTGA
- a CDS encoding enoyl-CoA hydratase-related protein: MGEYEHLLVKRDGDTITITMNRAARRNSLSAEHLTELLAAFREAGSTDATGIVLAGAGPVFSAGHDFGDVASRDLMGVRSLLTLCTDLMRTVQSVPQVVVARVHGLATAAGCQLVASCDLAVAASSAGFALPGGKGGWFCHTPAVPVARSIGRKRLMEMALTGDVVPAEVALDWGLVNYVVPDDELDSAVADLLARATRGSRAGKTMGKLTLYAQLDRPEADAYAIALEVMASASQLPGAREGMAAFLEKRKPEWPD; encoded by the coding sequence ATGGGCGAGTACGAGCACCTCCTCGTGAAACGCGACGGCGACACGATCACCATCACGATGAACCGCGCGGCGCGGCGCAACTCGCTGTCCGCCGAGCACCTGACCGAGCTGCTCGCGGCCTTCCGCGAGGCCGGCAGCACCGACGCGACGGGCATCGTCCTCGCCGGCGCCGGCCCGGTCTTCTCCGCCGGCCACGACTTCGGTGACGTGGCTTCGCGGGACCTGATGGGCGTGCGGTCGCTGCTGACGCTGTGCACGGATCTGATGCGGACCGTGCAGTCGGTGCCGCAGGTGGTCGTCGCGCGCGTGCACGGCCTGGCCACCGCGGCGGGCTGCCAGCTGGTGGCGTCGTGCGACCTCGCCGTCGCGGCGTCGTCGGCGGGTTTCGCCCTCCCCGGCGGCAAGGGCGGGTGGTTCTGCCACACCCCGGCCGTTCCGGTGGCGCGGTCCATCGGGCGCAAGCGCTTGATGGAGATGGCGCTGACAGGTGACGTCGTGCCCGCTGAGGTCGCGCTGGACTGGGGCCTGGTCAACTACGTCGTCCCCGACGACGAGCTGGACTCCGCCGTGGCCGACCTCCTGGCCCGCGCCACGCGCGGCAGCCGCGCCGGCAAGACGATGGGCAAGCTCACCCTCTACGCCCAGCTCGACCGGCCCGAGGCCGACGCCTACGCGATCGCCCTCGAGGTCATGGCGTCCGCGTCGCAGCTGCCCGGCGCGCGCGAAGGGATGGCGGCGTTCCTGGAGAAGCGCAAGCCCGAGTGGCCGGACTGA
- a CDS encoding NUDIX hydrolase has protein sequence MDPIQRVATREVYRNNWMTVREDAIRRPDGSEGIYGVVDKPAYALVIPLDGDRVQLVDQFRYPVGERRWEFPQGTAPDLAETPPAELARRELREETGLRAGTVTEIGLLEVAPGMSSQRGHVYLATDLTEGEPERELEEQDMTTAWFTRAEVEKMISTGGITDAQSIAAYTLLLLHERG, from the coding sequence GTGGACCCCATTCAGCGTGTCGCGACCCGCGAGGTGTACCGGAACAACTGGATGACGGTGCGGGAGGACGCCATCCGCCGGCCCGACGGCAGCGAAGGCATCTACGGTGTGGTCGACAAACCGGCCTACGCCCTCGTCATCCCGCTCGACGGCGACCGCGTGCAGCTGGTCGACCAGTTCCGCTACCCCGTCGGGGAACGCCGCTGGGAGTTCCCGCAGGGCACGGCGCCCGACCTCGCCGAGACGCCGCCGGCCGAGCTCGCGCGCCGCGAGCTGCGTGAGGAAACGGGCCTGCGCGCGGGCACCGTCACCGAGATCGGGCTGCTCGAGGTCGCACCGGGCATGTCCAGCCAGCGTGGCCACGTCTACCTCGCCACGGACCTCACCGAAGGCGAGCCCGAGCGCGAGCTCGAAGAGCAGGACATGACGACGGCGTGGTTCACCCGCGCGGAGGTCGAGAAGATGATCTCCACCGGCGGCATCACGGACGCGCAGTCGATCGCCGCGTACACGCTCTTGCTGCTGCACGAACGCGGCTGA
- the nucS gene encoding endonuclease NucS encodes MRLVIARCQVDYAGRLTAHLPMATRLLLVKSDGSVSVHSDDRAYKPLNWMSPPCWLIEDGKLWIVENKQGEKLVISIEEIYHDHEQELGAEPGLQKDGVEAHLQELLAEHIKTLGDGYTLVRREFPTAIGPVDIMARDGEGQSVAVEIKRRGEIDGVEQLTRYLELLNRDPLLAPVSGVFAAQIIKPQARTLAEDRGIRCLTLDYDALRGIESDEFRLF; translated from the coding sequence GTGCGTCTCGTGATCGCTCGCTGCCAGGTCGACTACGCCGGCCGCCTCACCGCCCACCTGCCGATGGCCACGCGCCTGCTGCTCGTCAAGTCGGACGGCTCCGTCTCGGTGCACTCCGACGACCGCGCGTACAAGCCGCTGAACTGGATGAGCCCGCCCTGCTGGCTCATCGAGGACGGCAAGCTGTGGATCGTCGAGAACAAGCAGGGCGAGAAGCTCGTGATCTCGATCGAAGAGATCTACCACGACCACGAGCAGGAACTGGGCGCCGAACCGGGCCTGCAGAAGGACGGCGTGGAAGCCCACCTGCAGGAGCTGCTCGCCGAGCACATCAAGACCCTCGGCGACGGCTACACCCTGGTGCGCCGCGAGTTCCCCACCGCGATCGGCCCGGTCGACATCATGGCCCGCGACGGGGAAGGCCAGTCGGTCGCCGTGGAGATCAAGCGCCGCGGCGAGATCGACGGCGTGGAACAGCTGACGCGCTACCTCGAACTGCTCAACCGCGACCCGCTGCTGGCCCCGGTGTCCGGTGTGTTCGCCGCGCAGATCATCAAGCCGCAGGCCCGCACCCTCGCGGAGGACCGCGGCATCCGCTGCCTGACCCTCGACTACGACGCCCTGCGCGGCATCGAATCGGACGAGTTCCGGTTGTTCTGA
- the ehuA gene encoding ectoine/hydroxyectoine ABC transporter ATP-binding protein EhuA, which produces MIRFSGVVKKFGDHVVLDELDFVVAPGEFVSLIGPSGSGKTTILRLLMTLERVNGGTIDVGGECLTHVRRGDRLVPADEKHLRAMRRRIGMVFQQFNLFPNMNVLRNITEAPVRALGVPPAEAEQRARELLGLVGLEDRAEAHPMRLSGGQQQRVAIARALAMRPDVLLLDEVTSALDPELVADVLRVLRDIATTTDITILCVTHEMQFAQDVSDRVMMFDHGRVLEDAPPEKLFTAPSHQRTKEFLRAVIERR; this is translated from the coding sequence ATGATCCGGTTCTCGGGTGTGGTCAAGAAGTTCGGTGACCACGTCGTGCTCGACGAGCTTGATTTCGTCGTGGCACCAGGGGAGTTCGTCTCGCTGATCGGCCCCAGCGGCTCCGGCAAGACGACGATCCTGCGGTTGCTGATGACGCTGGAGCGGGTCAACGGCGGCACGATCGACGTCGGCGGCGAGTGCCTGACCCACGTGCGCCGCGGCGATCGCCTGGTGCCGGCGGACGAGAAGCACCTGCGCGCGATGCGGCGCCGGATCGGCATGGTGTTCCAGCAGTTCAACCTGTTCCCCAACATGAACGTGCTGCGCAACATCACCGAGGCACCCGTGCGCGCCCTCGGCGTGCCGCCGGCCGAGGCCGAGCAGCGGGCGCGTGAGCTGCTCGGCCTCGTCGGCCTGGAGGACAGGGCCGAGGCGCACCCGATGCGGCTGTCGGGCGGGCAGCAGCAGCGGGTCGCGATCGCCCGGGCGCTGGCGATGCGGCCGGACGTGCTGTTGCTCGACGAGGTGACCTCGGCCCTCGACCCAGAGCTCGTCGCCGACGTCCTGCGCGTGCTGCGGGACATCGCGACGACCACGGACATCACGATCCTGTGCGTGACCCACGAGATGCAGTTCGCGCAGGACGTCTCGGACCGGGTGATGATGTTCGACCACGGCCGGGTGCTGGAGGACGCGCCGCCCGAGAAGCTCTTCACCGCGCCTTCCCACCAGCGCACCAAGGAGTTCCTGCGAGCTGTGATCGAGCGCCGCTAA
- the ehuC gene encoding ectoine/hydroxyectoine ABC transporter permease subunit EhuC, producing MSNAPHIISSILEGLSITVEAAVGGIILTIVLSLIAGLALLSPRRVVRGIARVYVEVFRGTSEAVQLFWLYFVLPVLVGFQLVPLFAGILVLGLNHGAYGAEVVRGAVRSVPKAQFEGAVALNLSPAQRMVRVLLPQAFAEMLPPFNNLFIQLLKSTALLSFISAGEITERGELLRPVFGADIGWIYGTELVLYLLLAILITTGMRALERWAARRLGRAPVARTELDLTVGGGGAG from the coding sequence ATGTCGAACGCGCCGCACATCATTTCGTCGATCCTCGAAGGTCTCAGCATCACGGTCGAGGCGGCCGTCGGCGGGATCATCCTCACCATCGTCCTCTCGCTGATCGCCGGGCTCGCGCTGCTGTCGCCGCGGCGGGTCGTCCGGGGGATCGCGCGGGTGTACGTGGAGGTCTTCCGCGGGACGTCGGAGGCCGTCCAGCTGTTCTGGCTGTACTTCGTGCTGCCGGTGCTGGTCGGGTTCCAGCTGGTGCCGTTGTTCGCCGGCATCCTGGTGCTGGGCCTGAACCACGGCGCGTACGGGGCCGAAGTCGTGCGCGGCGCCGTACGGTCGGTGCCGAAGGCGCAGTTCGAAGGGGCGGTCGCGCTCAACCTGTCGCCGGCCCAGCGGATGGTGCGGGTGCTCCTGCCGCAGGCGTTCGCCGAGATGCTGCCGCCCTTCAACAACCTGTTCATCCAGCTGCTGAAGAGCACCGCGTTGCTGTCGTTCATCTCGGCGGGCGAGATCACCGAACGCGGTGAGCTGCTGCGGCCGGTGTTCGGTGCCGACATCGGCTGGATCTACGGCACGGAGCTGGTGCTCTACCTGCTGCTCGCCATCCTGATCACGACGGGCATGCGAGCGCTGGAGCGGTGGGCGGCGCGGCGGCTGGGCCGGGCGCCCGTGGCGCGCACGGAGCTCGACCTGACGGTGGGCGGCGGAGGTGCCGGGTGA
- the ehuB gene encoding ectoine/hydroxyectoine ABC transporter substrate-binding protein EhuB, translating to MKHDEWSRRQLFRRSVLVGAAVLGGPVILSACTSTSSGDALQAAQSAKKIKIGIANESPYGYTDQSGKVTGEAPEVARAVFKNLGIDTVEASAVSFDQLIPALNAKQYDVVAAGMNITPQRCGQAAFSIPDYSALTALLVPRGNPQQVLKFEDIAAKKVKVAVLSAAVEKGYATSAGVPESQIETLDSQDNMLRAVTDGRVYCAALTDISLKDVLKKNPGAAAEVTPGFEPVENGKPVISAGGFVFRTADTSLVNAFNTELKKLHDSGQWVTIVTPFGFTQANLPKPEVTTEKLCAAA from the coding sequence ATGAAGCACGACGAGTGGTCGAGACGTCAGTTGTTCCGGCGATCAGTGCTGGTGGGGGCGGCTGTCCTGGGTGGGCCCGTCATCCTTTCCGCGTGCACTTCGACGTCGTCCGGAGACGCGTTGCAAGCGGCTCAGTCCGCCAAGAAGATCAAAATCGGAATCGCGAACGAATCCCCGTACGGCTACACGGACCAAAGTGGAAAAGTCACCGGAGAAGCGCCGGAAGTGGCGCGCGCGGTGTTCAAGAACCTGGGAATCGACACGGTCGAGGCGAGCGCCGTGTCGTTCGACCAGCTGATCCCGGCGCTCAACGCGAAGCAGTACGACGTGGTGGCGGCGGGCATGAACATCACGCCGCAGCGCTGCGGCCAGGCCGCGTTCTCGATCCCGGACTACTCGGCGCTGACGGCCTTGCTGGTCCCGCGGGGCAACCCGCAGCAGGTGCTGAAGTTCGAGGACATCGCGGCGAAGAAGGTCAAGGTCGCCGTGCTGTCCGCGGCCGTCGAGAAGGGCTACGCGACCAGCGCGGGTGTCCCGGAGAGCCAGATCGAGACCCTGGACTCGCAGGACAACATGCTGCGCGCCGTCACCGACGGACGCGTCTACTGCGCGGCGCTCACCGACATCTCGCTCAAGGACGTGCTGAAGAAGAACCCCGGGGCGGCCGCCGAGGTGACCCCCGGGTTCGAGCCGGTCGAGAACGGCAAGCCGGTGATCTCGGCGGGCGGGTTCGTCTTCCGCACCGCCGACACGTCACTGGTCAACGCCTTCAACACGGAGCTGAAGAAGCTGCACGACAGCGGCCAGTGGGTCACGATCGTCACGCCGTTCGGCTTCACGCAGGCGAACCTGCCGAAGCCGGAAGTGACGACCGAGAAGCTCTGCGCCGCCGCGTGA
- a CDS encoding cysteine hydrolase family protein: MTALLLIDVQRGFSDARFWGPRNNPAAEANIKALLDAWQRRRDHVVLVHHDSVKPDSPLRPGQPGHDFAPELDGARPDLVFGKEVNSAFLGEVDLGDVDLDAWLKRHGIGDFVLAGIQTNLCCETTARMGANLGYDVTFALDATFTFDLTARDGTTITADELTRVTAANLHDEFATVTSTAEILG; encoded by the coding sequence ATGACCGCACTCCTGCTCATCGACGTCCAGCGCGGCTTCTCCGACGCGCGGTTCTGGGGCCCGCGCAACAACCCGGCCGCGGAAGCCAACATCAAAGCCCTGCTCGACGCGTGGCAGCGGCGCCGCGACCACGTTGTCCTCGTGCACCACGACTCCGTGAAGCCAGATTCCCCGCTGCGCCCCGGGCAACCCGGCCACGACTTCGCGCCCGAACTCGATGGCGCCCGCCCCGACCTGGTGTTCGGCAAGGAGGTGAACTCGGCGTTCCTCGGCGAGGTCGACCTCGGCGACGTCGACCTCGACGCGTGGCTCAAGCGCCACGGCATCGGCGACTTCGTCCTCGCCGGCATCCAGACCAACTTATGCTGCGAGACCACCGCCCGCATGGGCGCGAACCTCGGCTACGACGTCACGTTCGCCCTCGACGCGACGTTCACGTTCGATCTGACCGCCCGGGACGGCACCACGATCACGGCCGACGAGCTCACCCGCGTGACGGCGGCGAACCTGCACGACGAGTTCGCCACCGTCACGTCCACCGCGGAGATCCTGGGTTAG
- a CDS encoding DUF6191 domain-containing protein, with amino-acid sequence MRKDQQCRPRPAWYPVLPELVAVADAPRVAELVARNAARLAFVGGVVQVILSFALPLATLLLVLVGAWEVRPKKKPSRLKRRLSSTYLDEVTSFLYGTKRTELEHRDSVEMTLEEDAQGAPPLGDIDLDRGVVTLRPGNQDKRSES; translated from the coding sequence GTGCGGAAGGACCAGCAGTGCCGGCCGCGGCCCGCGTGGTACCCGGTGCTGCCCGAGCTCGTCGCCGTCGCGGACGCGCCGCGGGTCGCCGAACTTGTCGCGCGGAACGCCGCACGGCTGGCGTTCGTTGGCGGAGTCGTGCAGGTCATCTTGTCCTTCGCGCTGCCCCTGGCGACCCTCCTGCTGGTGCTCGTGGGGGCGTGGGAGGTGCGGCCGAAGAAGAAGCCGTCGCGGCTCAAGCGGCGGCTGTCCTCCACGTACCTCGACGAGGTCACCTCGTTCCTCTACGGCACCAAACGCACCGAACTCGAGCACCGCGACTCCGTCGAGATGACCCTCGAAGAGGACGCCCAGGGCGCGCCGCCGCTGGGGGACATCGACCTCGATCGCGGCGTCGTGACCCTGCGCCCCGGGAATCAGGACAAGCGTTCCGAGAGCTGA